The genomic window CGGGCGTAGGCCCCCGAGCAGACCGAGGCCAAGGAGATCGGGTCCGCGGGATCCGGCAGTTCGATCAGCCGCGGCCCGGAGGGCTGGGAGAGCTGCCGCGTCACTCCGTCGTCGGCCCGGGCCTCATGGAAGATGCCCGCGGCCGATCTCGCCGCGTGCTGGAGGATGGGGAAGTCTGCATCCCGGGTCACGTCCCCGAGGTGGGTGAACCAGGGGAGGTCCAGGTCGTCCATGATGTCCAGGACGAGGCGGTCGGCAGCCCTCGAGAACGAATGGACGACGTCGATCGCATGGCTCCGCATGAGCTCCCTCAGCAGCTTGCAGCGGGCCGACTGGCCGGAGAGGGTGCCCGCCCCGGGTGGGTCGCCGGCGAGCGTCGTGATGCCGACCCCGAGTGTCCCTTCGAGGCGGACGACGTCATCGGCCACGCGGGCCGCGACATCGGGATCGTAGTCCCAGGGTCGCGCATTGCAGAGGTACACGCGATGGTCGGGCGCGAGCGAATTGGCGAGGTCGATCGCCGCGTGGGCCTCGCCCGATGGCCCGAGGCCTCCGACCACCAGCAGGACGCCCGGCCCGGTCCGCCCGCTGGCCTCGTGCCGCCGTCGGAGATGATCGCGAATCCGCCGCAAGGGGCCCTGGGCCCGGGGATTGGCCGTGAAGACGGGCCGATCCAGCTGGTGCTCCCGCGTCAGGTGGTCGTACTCGACCGCGGAGCGGGCCAGGGCGGAGGCGATGGAGTGGATCGAGAGCGGGTACGTCTCCATGATCCTGGCACGGACGTGGAGCGTCTCCTCCACATAGGTGTCCCCGCGTACCACCTGATGGGTGTTCGTCTGGGGGTGGCGGCGGAAGAGGTTCAGCACCTGGGGCACGTAGGTGATCTTGCCCCCGCGGAGCTGCATCGCGTAGAAGAGCCAGTCCCCCGCGAACCGCATCGTCTCCAGCTCGTCGGCGAACTCGGGACGGCCCTCGGGGCGGCGGAAGACGACCGCGCTCGCGTTGGGGATCGTGTTGATCTGGCTCAGCGCCAGCTCCGCTTCCTCGTTCCCGGGGACGCAGAAGGGCGACCGCCAGCGATCGGGCGAGAGGCCGTCGGTGTACTTCAGGAAATCCCCCTCAAGCACCTCATCGTCGGGGCCGATGATCGCCGACTGGCAGTAGGCGAGCGTCACCTCCGGATCGTAGAAACCCGGGACCAGCCGCTCCAGGAGCTGGGGGTGGCAGTCGTCGTCCGCTTCGGCGATCCACACCAGGTCGCCGGTGGCGAGGCTCAGGCCCTTCATCCACTGGATGAACGTGCTGCCGTTGTTCTCCTCGTTGACGACGATCCTCATCGGCACGGGCGACTCGCCCGCGAGGCGCCGCGCCACTTCCACGCTGTCGTCCGGGGAGGCATTGTCCAGGAAGATGATCTCATGGGGCCGGAGCGTCTGGTTGAAGATGCCCCGGAGCCGCCGCTCGAGGTATCGGGCGTGGCGGTAATTCGGCACGATGACCGAGACCTTGAGCGGGGCCGAGGGATGGTAGTCGTAGTCCGTACGGAGGATCTCCGTGAACTCCTCCATGAAGCGGTCCCAGGTGAAGTGCTCTCGGATCGTGGCCTGCCCCCGCCGGCCCATGGCGGTCCGCCTCGCGGGGTCATTCAGCAGGGCCCGGACCGCGTCCGCCATGGCGGCGACGTCCAGGTAGGGCACGCAGGAGCCCGCCTCCTTCAGGACCTCGGGGGCGCCGCCGGCGTCTTCGAACGCCACGACGGCCAGGCCGCTCTCCATCGCCTCGAGGTTGACGAAGGGGCAGGGGTCCTCGCGGGACGTCAGCGCGAACAGGTCGGCCGCCAGGAAGTAGGCGGCCGTCGAGTCGCGAGGGCCGGCCATGATCAGCCGGCTCATGCCGGGCCCGTGCTGCCCGTCGTGGGCCAGCCACATCGGGGAGTATGCGGTGCCGAACGAGCCGAGCCAGACGAACCACGCATCGGAGGACGGCTCCCCGGCCTCGCTACGCAACAGGACGAGCCGGCAGAGCTGGGCGAACAGGTCGGTCCCCTTGCGGAAATCGGCCGTCCCGCACCCCAGGACGATGGGGGCATCCTCCGGGATCCCGAGCTCGCGACGCACCTGCTGGCGCATCATCGGCCGGAACTGGGCCAGGTCGAGCGTCCGAGGCTCCAGCCCGTAATACAGGGTCCGCAGGCGGTCGGGGTCGACCGAGTACCGGGCGATCAGCGAGTCGCGCACCGCATCGGCGGGGACGATGACGCGCCGCGAGGCGGCGAAGATCCGGTCGATCGTCGCCTGCCCGCCGATGTGAGCGATGCACACGGAGAGCTCGTGGACCCACGCCAGGACGGGGACCCTCTGCTCCGCGAAGGCCGCGTGGAAGGCGCTCACCTCCGCGGTGTTGCAGATCGCGACGCCCCGGCTGGCGAACTCGCGGAAGCGTCGCGCGATGAGCCCCGGCATCTCCGAGGCGTCCCGGCCCTCGCCGGCCATCGCCTCGGCGTCCAGCGTGGGGGCCGCCCGGGCGAAGTCGTCGGCCAGTTCGCCGCCCTGCCTCAGCACGACCCAGCACTCGAAGTCCGGCGACCGGCCCAGCCTCTCCGCGAGCTCGAGCAAGCAGAGCGGCGCCCCGGTCCGGCTGCCGTTGTGGGAGACGATCAGGACCTTGAAATGGCCGCCCGGGCCCCTGGCGCCGGGGGCCCCGGCCCCGAGGTATCGCCAGGGCAAGTCCAGGAACCCCTCGCGAATCGCGGGCGGGGTCTCCTCGACGCGGATGGCCTCGACGCGGATGGCCTCGACGGGAACGGCCTCGGCGACCCGGACCTCGGGGTCGAGGGCCGGTTGGGGCCCGCGGATCTTCGCCCGGACTTTCTTGGCCGCCTTCCCGACCGCGACCCTGGGGCCCGAGGCGATCAGGGTGGCCGCGAACCGCGACGCGAGGCGCCAGCAACGACCCGACAGCCGGCCCTCCCGGAAGATCCTGCGACGGGCGCCCCGGGCCTTCCGGAGGAGGAGCCCGCCCAGGCCCCGTTCAAACGCCCCGACCTGCTCGACCAGCGCCGCGTAGCCCGGCTCCAGGGACGCGAGGCGCTCCCTCATCGAGCGGGCCTCGGCCTGGAGGGCCCGTTCCTCGCGGCTCAACGCAAGGTACGCCGACCGCAATTCCGAGTGCTCAATCCTGAGCCTCCGGTCGGGCTCCCACCACCGGTCGGCCCGCGGGCCGCCCCCCGGTGTCTCGCCTTCGGTCGCGGCGACGGAGCCGACGGATCGCCCCACGCCGGCGTCATAGCCCCGCGACGGACCGGTGTCCCCGCCGGGATGCCCCCCGGCGTCTGGCCGCGATCCCGGCCCTGATCCGCAGCCATGTCCCGATTCGCCCGCCGCGGCCTGCACGATTTCGTCCTTGTCCATGATCGACGGGCTCCCTCCATGTTTCGTGTAGCAAGAGTCTCCGGGAGATGAGGCTGCTGTTGCCGACCTGGGAGGTGCGGGGAGACTGCTGCCGATACTTCGCGGTTCGGCCGACACCTGCGTTCGCGAGCGCTCGGGCGGCCCGGAAGCGGGCGGAAATATGACACGATACGGGGAGCCAGTCAATGCCGAGCACGAAGTCGGGCATCGCCTTCGGGTCAGGCCGCACCGGACTCATCGGCACGCGACACCAGCCCCGCCCGCCGGGCGCGGGGCATGCATCGGCTCGACCTTCGCGGGTGAGGACGGCCGATTCGCCCGCCGTCTCGAGAGAACCACGCATGCGAGCCGCCACGGCGAGGAGGGAGGGGGCGGCCGGGCATCCCGGGCCGCGCGGGACCGTCGCGGGCCGGAGGCCGTCGCACCGGCCCTCCCCTCGGCTCGTCCCGGGGTCCCTGCCCGCCCGCCGGCCACCCTAAGAAAGCCCGGTCGGCCACTCCCCGATCACATTCGTCTTGCCCGCAAATTTGACACGGCATATAACGTCGCTCGAACGGCGGTCGCGTTGCCCCCCCCGGTCCGCGTTGGCGAGCGAAATCATCACGTCGGACGCCGCTCGCCCTGGCTCGGACTCGTTGCGTCGTCGAGGGACCGCGGAGCGACGCGGCCCGGCCCCCCCCCCGCGGGGGACTTGCAGGATGCGCCCCCTCCCGAGGAAACATACGGAAATGTTGACATCAACAATCCACGACGAGTTTCCCGATGAGTCCCTGGCCACGCGTCCCGGCGCCGGTCTCCATCGGTCGGCCCGCGGGGGCGTCGACGCGACGGGGCCGTTGCGGGTCTGCATCGCGAGCCATTGCCTGCTGGGCCCGGTCCGGGAGGGCGCCATCGCGGGCCACTACATGGCCCTGGCCCAGGCGCTCCTGGACGCCGGCCACGACGTGACCTTCCTGTACACCGGCGGCCCCCTCGGCGAGGCGAGCTCGATCGGGGAATGGATCGGACGCTACGCGGAGGCGGGATTGCGCGTCGTCCCCCTCCCGGGGCCGCGTCTTCCCATCAACAACCACTACGAGTCATGCATCTCCTACCTGACGTACGAGTGGCTGAGGGAGCATGACGAGTTCGACGTCGTGCATTTCCACGAATGGCGGGGCATCGGCTACTACAGCCTGCTGGCCAAGCATCAGGGGCTGGCCTTCCGGCGGGCCACCCTCTGCGTCGGGGTGCACGGCCCGTCGCTGTGGGTCAAGCAGAGCAACCACGAGCTCCTCGATCGGGTGCTCGACCTGGAGGTGGACTACCTGGAGCGTCAGAGCGTGGCCCTGGCCGACGTGGTGACCAGCACGAGCCGCTACATGCTCGAGTGGCTCACGCAGCAGCGATGGGCCCTGCCATCGGCCTGCGACGTCCGGTCCATCCTGCGACCGGCCCTCCCGCGGACGGGTCGCGTGCGCGAGGCGGCTCCGCCGACGGCCGGCGAGGGCCGGGTCGAGGAGCTGGTCTTCTTCGGCCGGCTCGAGGGGGGCAAGGGGCTGGCCCTGTTCTGCGACGCCCTGGACCGGCTCGCGGCCGGCCCATCGCGGCCCTTCCACGTCACATTCCTGGGCCATGACGGGATCGTCGAGGGGCAGCACGGCCTGGGATACATCCGGCACCGATCGCAACGCTGGCCGTTCCCCTGGCGGGCGATGGCGGAGCTGGACGATGCCGGGGCGATCGACTACCTGAGTCGGCCGGGCCGGCTGGCGGTCCTCCCCTCGCTGATGGAAAACTCCGCGATCGCGGTGCACCAGTGCCTCGCGGCCGGCATCCCGTTCCTGGCCAGCGACGTCGGCGGGATCCCCGAGCTCGTGAGGGCCGAGGATCGCCCGGCGGTCCTCGTCCAGCCGAGGCCCTCGCCCCTGGCCGAGCGTATGAGGGCGGCGCTCGACCGGCCGGCGCGTCCGGCGCGGCCGGCGTTCGACGAGCAGGCCGACCGCAGGGCGTGGCTGGAGTGGCACGCCGACGCGGCCCGTCTCGCGGCCGCGGCCCCCACGACCGGCGGGCGGCACGACGGGGAGGCACGACCGCGGGTCAGCGTCTGCATCGCCCACTTCAACCGGCCGGAATACCTCCGGCTCGCGCTGGAGTCGGTGGAGGCGCAGGACTATCCCGACTTCGAGGTGATCGTCGTGGACGACGGCAGCACGCTGCCGGCCGCGGTCGCCTACCTGGACTCCCTGGAGCCGAAGTTCGCCGCCCGGGGATGGCAGATCCTGCGGCAGGGCAATCTCTATCCGGGCGCGGCGAGGAACAACGCGGCGCGGCATGCCACCGGCCAGTACCTGATGTTCATGGACGACGACAACGTCGCGAAGCCTCACGAGCTCTCGCGGTTCGTCCAGGTGGCGGAGCAGACGGGGGCCGACATCCTCACATGCTTCATGGAAGTCGTCGAGTCGGACGACCCGATCGACCTCGACCGGGCCCCCAGCAGCATGACGCTCTTCCTCGGCGACTGCCTGAGCGTCGGGGCCCTCTACAATTGCCTGGGCGATACGAACTCCCTGGTGCGCCGCGACTCCTTCCTGGCCGTCGGAGGGCTCACCGAGGACTGGGGGCATAACCACGAGGACATGGAATTCTACGCCCGCGCGATCTTCAAGGGCCTCCGCCTCCTCGTCGTCCCCGAGGCGCTCTTCCTCTATCGGTCGAGCACGAGCAGCCTGATCAAGACGTCCTCGGAGTACCTGAACAGCATGCGGGGGCTGCGTCCCTACTCCGAGAACCTCCCCGTGCCGATCTCGCAGATCGTGAGCTACGCGGTCGCGCAGGCCAAGAAGGAGCTCTCGCCGCCCCCGCCCCCACCCCCGCCCGTGGTCGAGCCGCCCGCCCCGGTCGAGTTGCCGCTCCGATATCGGCTCGCCGATCGCATCAACCTCCTCGCCAGGAGGGCCGGGCCCGTCCATGGTGCCGCAAGGGCCTCCCTCGTGCTCGGCCTCGGTATCGCCCGACGCATGCGGCGATTCGCGCGAGGCCTCGGTGAGATGGCCCGGGCTCGTGGCGCCGGCCGGGACAGCTCGCCGACGCCGCGTCTCGTGGCACCGAGAGGGCCGCACAAGCGAGTGCGCGACGGCGCGCCGCGTCGGTGACGTCGTCGTCGCAGAGTAGGTTGTCGGGCTCGATATCCGCCCCCGGGCATCCGGGATGATTTGCGCGTCGATACCGACGGAGCAGGCGCCGGCTGCACCCGCCGGGTCGCCGATCAGGCCCCGCTCGAAGGCCGCGTATCGCCGGGGCGGCTCGAAATCCCGGTTGCTGGCCCCACAAGGTTCATCGGTGATTCGAGCCCATACCGGGCCTCTCGCCGGGCCGCGGAGTGGCGTCCCAGGTCCATGGACCCTCGGCGAACTCCCGGTGAACTCCCTCCGACGCCTCGGGCCATCGCGGGGCGGGGCGGATGGGACGAGGCCATCAGGTGCGCCAGGGGCCCATCGACCGCGGCTCGTAGATGACAGGCCCCCCAGCGACCCCGACGCCATCCCGGGTCTCATCGACGGGCGAGGGTGCCGCGACGGCCTCGCGTCCGGACGGTGTTTCCGGCCGTCGCGGACCTGGACCCTCACGCGTGGATTCGACCGGCCGCGGAGTTGGAGGCTCGCCTCGCCGCCGTCGCGTACGAGCCGGCGGGACTTCGGGCCGTCTCGATGGCCCGCGACGATGCCCCGAGCGGTGGACTCGGGCCATCGCGGGGCTCCCAAATAGGCCTCCACCTCCGGCAGGCATTCGCTTGCCACCAGGAGCGTGAGCCCGAGGGCTCGGGCCTGGAATCGCGGGGGCCGGGAGCCAGGTTGGTGAGCCTGCGAACAACCGGCCCTGGCTCAGCACGGGCCGAGGGGCGGATGGGACCTTGCGGGCCGGACGTGCGCCGAGTTCGAGGAGGACATGCGCGGACGCGCGGCGACCTCGCGGGGACGAGCGACGCTCGCCAGCTCGACCTCAGGCCGCCGTGATCTCCGCACGGAGCGGGCCGCTCCGATAGCCGGGCGTCGCGGCGACGTCCCGAGCGAATCGCTCGGGCGAGTGCTGGTCGAGGAGCCGTCGGTATCCCTCCCAGACCATCCGCGCCGCGCCGGCGCGGTCCCGGTCGACTTCTCGGAGTGCCGCCCGGTAGGCTTGCACATCGTCGAACGGATCGATGAGGTAGCCCGTCTCGCCCGGGCGGATCAGCTCCTTGACGCCGCCGGCGCTGGAGGCGACGACGACCAGGCCGCGGGACATGGCCTCCTGGAGGACGTTGGGCAGGCCGTCCCATTGCGACGTGTAGAGGAAGACGTCGAACTCGTGCGCCGGCAGGCTCTCGAAGCCGTTGTAGGGCCCGTGGTAGGTCAGGTTAGGGCCCTGAGGGAAGGGCGTATCCCGGTCGAGCACGTGGCTGCCGTAGGCGTGGATCTCGAAATCCTCCCCGGCGCAGGCGTCGGCGATGGCGTTGAGGACGTCGACGCGCTTCTGATAATCGAGCCGGCCGGCCCACAGGATCTTGAGCGGCCCGGTCGACGAGGCGACCCGCGGCGGACGCCTCTCCTTCAGGACGACGGGCTGATAGTGGGCCAGCAGACGGGCCGGGTCCAGCCCGTAGATCTCCTGCATCTCGTCGAGCAGCGTCTGATTGTCGCTGATCACCGCCGAGGCGACGTCGAAGTATCGCGGCGCGTGGTTGACGGGATAGCCGACGCGTTGCCCCTCGCGCGTCATGTCGTAGCAGAAGACGTGCCCCACGAGGTGCGAGTTCTGGGAAAGGGCCTTCCCGTGGCTGATGAACGCCTCGTTCCCGACCCATGAGTTCAGGTTGTGGATCATCCGCGGCTTCATCTGGAGGAGCAGGCGCACCAGCAGCGCCTTGCGCTCGGGGAAGCTCAGGTCGCGATAGAGCTGCCCGATCGGCAGGAAGTCCACGCCGGGGGGCAGGCGATCGGCCCAGGTCGAGTCCCGGTCCTCGGTCGCCAGCATCGCGATGCGGGCGGCCTGCCGCTGGTCGTGCAGCGCATGGACGTAATTCAGGGCCGTGAGATCCGACCCGCCGGTCGTGAGCCAGGGCACGAGGAAGACGTGGCTGGGCCAGGGTTCGCCCAGGCGGCGGCACGCATCGGCATAGGCCGCACCCACGGGCGACTCGGCGGCCTCGAGGCCCCACCGGGCGCCCCCGAGTTGCTCCCTGGAGGGGAACAGGTGAGGTTCGACCGAATGGATGTCCTTCCAGTCCTCGACCAGCCACCCGGGCAGGTGGTCGGCCGGATGCGGGAACGTCGGATTCGCGGGCGCCTGATCCGACGCGGGAGCGGGATGGGACTGCGGGAGCTCCTGAGGCCAGGACGGGACGATCCCCCCTTCGGCCTCCCCCGATCGACCCGCCGCCCGACGCGCGAGAGCGCCGGCGCCAGACCTGATGGCCCGCGCCTTCCCGCGGGCCCACTGCTTGCCACCCATCGGGAACGTGGAGAGGTACAGGCGTCGCAGGGCCGAATCAAAAGATGCCGGCACGTACGGTTTGACCAATGACCGATACGCCACCTTCAGGGAGGAACGAGGCCGGGCGGGCGCGGGCTCGGTCGGGGGCTGTTCCTCGATCGGCATCACCCGCTCGACTTCATGGGCCTCTTCGGCGGCGGTACGTGCGAGTCGAATTTCGGGCAGGACCATCCCCTGAGGGTCGAAGAGCCGGGTGGGCGGATGGATCGCGTCGCCCCGGCTGTGGATCTCCGATCGCGAGGTGGGGCAGCGACGACGGAAGAAGGTCGTGCCCTCGACCGCCCTGATCGCCACCCCGGCGGCCAGCAACTCGCAGTGCCAGTGCCAGTCTTCCGAGCCGAAGCCGGAATCGAGGGGGCATTCCGCGAAAGGGATCCGCAGCGCGATCTCGCGGGGCACCAGGAGGCTGGGCAGCCACTGGCGATCGTCGACGAGTCGTTCGGGCCGGAAGTCCGGATCGTCCGAGGAGGGATGCCTCCAGACGACGATCTGATCTTCGAAGATCACGCTGATCTCCGGCGTCCAGGCGGCGGGGTGGCCGGCCCGCTCCGCGCCGCAGAACGCCTTCCACAACCAGGTGCGGCCGAGCAGGTCCTCACCGTCGAGGGGATTGATGTATCGACCCGTCGACTGCCGGACGCCGAAGTTCCGGGCCGCCCCGCGATCGCCGAGGTCAACCTCGTGGCACCTCACGTCGGCCTGATCCCGGAAAAAGGATCGCGTGAGGGCGTCGGGCCGATCCAGGACCGCCACGACCTCCGCGTTCACCCCTCGCTCGGCCGCGAATGCCACCGCCCGGCGTACGCTCCGGAGGGTGCGGTGGGAGAACCAGCCCTCGCGATGCGCGGTGATCACGACGGACGTGTCGAGGTCGGTTCGATTCGGCATCCTTGCAATCCCCTCACGAGTCCATCCCGAGATCGCCGGATCCGTCGGCCTCCGGGAATGGGACCGCCCCCGTGTAGCGGATCACCCGGTTGGTGTCAACGCGAACCCCGAGCCGCGAGGCCGCCCGCCGCCCGGCCCAAGCGACGATCCCTCGGAAGATCCGGCGCCACCGGATCGGGACCAGATCGGGACGTATCGCCTCAGGGCCAGAGGGTGCAATTTCGCCGCGGATTCGCGGTCTGCCCCATCCGTCTTCCGGCCGATCGAGCCGCGGACGACCCTTCCGACATGATTCCGCGCCCCGCACAATACCGAAGGTGGGACTCGAACCCACACGGGTGTTACCCCACCGGATTTTGAGTCCGCGCGCCCTCGATCGGAAGTAACTTGCCAGTCAATCGGTTGCGCTTCGGGGCGAGGTCGTCGGTAGCATTTTCGGTAGCAGGTAGCACGGAGGACGGGCCCGGGAGCGGCCTCGAGTCGGTGCCGGTTAGGGCGGCGGTCTCGGTTCCCGGGGTGCTCGGTTTCAGCGACGGCAGCAGGGAGGCGGCGGCCTCGATGTCCACCGCCCGGGGGCGGGTGTAGCGCCCGGTCAACTCCAGGGTGCTGTGCCGCATCATACGCTGGACGACGCGGGGGCTGATGCCGGCCTGATCCGCCAACGTGGCCGTTTCGCAGCGGAGCGAGTGGAAGTCAAAAACCAGGCCCGCGGCATCGCGGTAGGGGATGCCGGCGGCGGCCAAGTCCACGCGCAACATCTCGGCTCCGCGGCCGCGGCGGGGGAAGGGGAAGATGGGCTCGCCCGGGGGCAGGGACGCGACGTAGGCGGCCAGATCGTGTGCGAGGTCGCGGGGCAGGGGGAGCGTCGCGGCCTCGCCGTTCTTGGTGTACCCGGCCGTCACGGTCACGGTCTGTGCGTGCCAGTCGAACGAGCCCGGCGTGATACTACCGATCTCCGAGAACCTCAGCCCGGTTGCCACGGCCAGCCGATAGCAGATCGCCCGCATCGGGCCCGTCATCCGGTTATGCCGGCGGCCGAGCTCGGCGGCCTGGATCAGACGGTGAAGTTCCTCGAGACTGATCGTGCGGCGGTCGTGGCGGCGGTCTTCTTCCGCGTTGAACCGCTCGACACCGCGCAGTGGATGCTCCCGCAATCGATGGGTGTCGTGGCACCACTTGGCGAATCCGCTGATGGCGGTCGCGTGGTGGTTGCAGGTAGCCAGGGACCGGCCCTTTTCCCTGAGGGTCGCCAATGCGGCCTGGACGCGCTCCACGGTCAGGTCGGAGAGGCGGGCCTTTGCAGTCCAGGCCATCAGCCGGTCGGCGGCGCGGGCCAGCTCCTTAGTCGCGGAATTCCCGGCCTCGATCTCCGCCAGCGGTGCGCCACGGAAGAGCGCCACGACTCGGCGGGCCCGGCTGACCGTCAGGGAGATATGCGCCCGCGTCCGCCCCTTGTCGGCTAGGTGGGCCGCGTAGGCGTCCAGGTGCTCCGCCAGCGGCCGCGCCTCGTGGTCGCGGTACGCTTCGGCCTTGGGGTCGATGATGCCCTCACGCCGGAGCGCCACGCGGTTCTCGATCTCCCGGGCGATCCGCTCCGTCACTACTTTGTCGGCTGTCCCGGTCTTCTTCCGGCGCTTGCCGTTGTGGTCGAAGTACAGGATCGTGTACTTCTTCGCGCGGGGGCTGGATTTGAAGATACTGGCCACGGTTCGTCTCCTATCGTGAGTAGGGGCGAATCAGGGGCGGCCTCGTTGGCGCGGGGCCGCCCCAACTCTCCCCGGATGATGCCTCGTTCTTCGAAATACGTCAATAGGTTGATTCGTTTTCAACGCCTCGGGCCGTGAAGGCGGTCGGAAACCCGGGGGTGGCCGCATCTACGCTGTCCGAACAGCAGGGCCTATGCTGGCCCATGGAGGCATGGTGATGGCGACGATCGAAGAGCTAGAGGCAAGGATCGCGGCGACGGAACGGCAGCTCGCGGCGTGGCGGCGTCGGGCGATCGCGGCGGCGGTAGCCGGTGCCGCCCTGCTGGCGTGCGGTTGGCAAGCCGGGCAGCGTGACTTGAAGGTGCGGTCCATCGTGGTGGGGGACGAAGACGGCCCAATGGCGCGTCTAGGCGCCAACAGCTCCGGAGGGTTCGGCATCAGCGTCTTCAAACGGGGCGAAGAACTCGCAGGCACGTTCGGCGTCACGGAGAAGGGCTCGCCCTTCCTAGGTCTGTACGATCGGAAGGACGACAAGCCGAACGTGCGGCCGTACATGCTGCTGGGCGACAACGGACCGACGATGTCCCTACTCGATAGCAACGGCGAGACAGTCTTCAGGGCGCCGCAGTCGTCTGGGCGAGAACAACCAGCCGTGCGCCCTGGCAGGCGTAGATAGTAAGCGACGTGGACGGGTCTCACGTTTGATCCTCCGTCTGTATCGCCACCCTCTCCTCGGCTTCGTAGCGGTCCTCGACCGTAGGCGGCCGGAGGGCCGGCCCCCATCGTTGCGTGGACAGTGCTTCCCACTGCGCCTCCCTCCCGAGGCAGGCCAGCAGGTGCGGTTTGTGGATCGCCAGGGCGGCGCGTAGCTCGTCCGTGACAGCTCCACGGGGGGCGTCCACCACCAGCCGCAGCGACAACTCGATCCCCCTTGCGGCCAGCGCCTCCGTCAGTTCGTAGAGCGTCATAGCTCGAAAGCCTCCCGCCCGAGGGACTGGTCCCGATCATCCTCCGCGCGCCGGAGAATACCGGAATTACCGGGATTCGGATCGGGCGCGGCATCGGGCTGTGGATTGGCGGTAATCGCGGTATTTCCGGGCGCGTCCAGCAGGTCGGGATGGATTTCGTAGGCGGGGCTCGGTTTCCTCCCCGGCTTGGACGGGTCGGGGGGTTCCGGCCTGGGTCGGATGGCTCCCTGGCGTCGCAATTCGTCAATGGCGGCGGCCAGTGCCCCCTGATCGTCGCGGAACCGGCGTAGGTCCGAGGTAAGGTCGGCCAGCCGGAACCACTCCTGCCCCCGACGCACGATCCATCCCAGCAGGGCCGGCACATCGGCGTTGGCGGGCCCCCGGGCAATCGCGGCGTGCGTTCTGCGGGCGTGGGACTTGAAGTACCCGACCAGTCGCCACGCGGCGTCCACCACGCGCTCCCCGGCCTCGGGCACCACGGCGGGGTCGGCGGTGGGGTCGGCGGCGTGCTCCATCAGGACCAGCACCAGGGCCAGCCGCCCGGCCAACTCGCGGAACTTGCCCCATGCGCCGCGGAGCGAGGCGGGCAGGCCGGGATCGCCCATCTCCGCGGCGTGGAGGTCGTAGTGCTCGCGCCAGCGAGCCTTGCCGACGGCGGAAAACCGGACGACATGGGGCACGGATTGTCCCTCTTTCACAGCCATCGGCCGGGACCAGAGGCGGGCCACGAGGACGCACCAATCGTCCAGCACATCGTCCGCGATCCCCCGCTCCGACCACTCGGGCACGGGCAGAGAGTCGGGATAGGCGAAGAGGAACCGATCCAAGAATCCGTCCGAGCGGCCCTTGGCGTCGGCCATCTCGCGGAGCATGTCCGGCTGGATGCCCCCCACCAGTGACAGGCAAGGGTGGGGGCAACGCACGGGCACCCGGTCCTCGTGGTTGACTCGATCCTTCTTGATTGCGTCGCCGGCCCAGAGCTTGAGCGCGACGGCGCGATCGCTGCCCTTCCCCCCGGCCTTGTACTGGTTCATGCCCAACACGAACGCGGTCAATTCGTCGCGGACCATCAGCAGCCCGCGAGGGTTGTCGGCCAGGAGCAGAGGGATCGCTTCCATCGTCGCGTCGTCTATATCGATGCGACGAGGCTTCGGCTTGGGGGGCGGCACCGCTTTTTTCCCGTCGGTGCCACGCTGGC from Aquisphaera giovannonii includes these protein-coding regions:
- a CDS encoding glycosyltransferase, which gives rise to MDKDEIVQAAAGESGHGCGSGPGSRPDAGGHPGGDTGPSRGYDAGVGRSVGSVAATEGETPGGGPRADRWWEPDRRLRIEHSELRSAYLALSREERALQAEARSMRERLASLEPGYAALVEQVGAFERGLGGLLLRKARGARRRIFREGRLSGRCWRLASRFAATLIASGPRVAVGKAAKKVRAKIRGPQPALDPEVRVAEAVPVEAIRVEAIRVEETPPAIREGFLDLPWRYLGAGAPGARGPGGHFKVLIVSHNGSRTGAPLCLLELAERLGRSPDFECWVVLRQGGELADDFARAAPTLDAEAMAGEGRDASEMPGLIARRFREFASRGVAICNTAEVSAFHAAFAEQRVPVLAWVHELSVCIAHIGGQATIDRIFAASRRVIVPADAVRDSLIARYSVDPDRLRTLYYGLEPRTLDLAQFRPMMRQQVRRELGIPEDAPIVLGCGTADFRKGTDLFAQLCRLVLLRSEAGEPSSDAWFVWLGSFGTAYSPMWLAHDGQHGPGMSRLIMAGPRDSTAAYFLAADLFALTSREDPCPFVNLEAMESGLAVVAFEDAGGAPEVLKEAGSCVPYLDVAAMADAVRALLNDPARRTAMGRRGQATIREHFTWDRFMEEFTEILRTDYDYHPSAPLKVSVIVPNYRHARYLERRLRGIFNQTLRPHEIIFLDNASPDDSVEVARRLAGESPVPMRIVVNEENNGSTFIQWMKGLSLATGDLVWIAEADDDCHPQLLERLVPGFYDPEVTLAYCQSAIIGPDDEVLEGDFLKYTDGLSPDRWRSPFCVPGNEEAELALSQINTIPNASAVVFRRPEGRPEFADELETMRFAGDWLFYAMQLRGGKITYVPQVLNLFRRHPQTNTHQVVRGDTYVEETLHVRARIMETYPLSIHSIASALARSAVEYDHLTREHQLDRPVFTANPRAQGPLRRIRDHLRRRHEASGRTGPGVLLVVGGLGPSGEAHAAIDLANSLAPDHRVYLCNARPWDYDPDVAARVADDVVRLEGTLGVGITTLAGDPPGAGTLSGQSARCKLLRELMRSHAIDVVHSFSRAADRLVLDIMDDLDLPWFTHLGDVTRDADFPILQHAARSAAGIFHEARADDGVTRQLSQPSGPRLIELPDPADPISLASVCSGAYARACEAGPGRPRESTSRTSRVA
- a CDS encoding glycosyltransferase, which translates into the protein MLTSTIHDEFPDESLATRPGAGLHRSARGGVDATGPLRVCIASHCLLGPVREGAIAGHYMALAQALLDAGHDVTFLYTGGPLGEASSIGEWIGRYAEAGLRVVPLPGPRLPINNHYESCISYLTYEWLREHDEFDVVHFHEWRGIGYYSLLAKHQGLAFRRATLCVGVHGPSLWVKQSNHELLDRVLDLEVDYLERQSVALADVVTSTSRYMLEWLTQQRWALPSACDVRSILRPALPRTGRVREAAPPTAGEGRVEELVFFGRLEGGKGLALFCDALDRLAAGPSRPFHVTFLGHDGIVEGQHGLGYIRHRSQRWPFPWRAMAELDDAGAIDYLSRPGRLAVLPSLMENSAIAVHQCLAAGIPFLASDVGGIPELVRAEDRPAVLVQPRPSPLAERMRAALDRPARPARPAFDEQADRRAWLEWHADAARLAAAAPTTGGRHDGEARPRVSVCIAHFNRPEYLRLALESVEAQDYPDFEVIVVDDGSTLPAAVAYLDSLEPKFAARGWQILRQGNLYPGAARNNAARHATGQYLMFMDDDNVAKPHELSRFVQVAEQTGADILTCFMEVVESDDPIDLDRAPSSMTLFLGDCLSVGALYNCLGDTNSLVRRDSFLAVGGLTEDWGHNHEDMEFYARAIFKGLRLLVVPEALFLYRSSTSSLIKTSSEYLNSMRGLRPYSENLPVPISQIVSYAVAQAKKELSPPPPPPPPVVEPPAPVELPLRYRLADRINLLARRAGPVHGAARASLVLGLGIARRMRRFARGLGEMARARGAGRDSSPTPRLVAPRGPHKRVRDGAPRR